A DNA window from Drosophila gunungcola strain Sukarami unplaced genomic scaffold, Dgunungcola_SK_2 000108F, whole genome shotgun sequence contains the following coding sequences:
- the LOC128265300 gene encoding uncharacterized protein LOC128265300, which translates to MSDNSAVSTALNVLLCGATGFGLYKIGPSEHPYAFTACMMGFCHGLGGLVSGLTGDENAKKVTETTTGFMEIIPLPLVNVNLYLAAESNNIALGHGLFIVPLAVGVILNMVKGESGDDSEGGVLETLKTLTVLGNITSLLYLSINESSWNLTGMALLAFMAKFGAKFCEEQVCEGSGEPVSYVSWSGFFFLTALAASGEK; encoded by the coding sequence ATGTCGGACAACTCAGCTGTGAGCACTGCTCTCAATGTTTTGCTTTGCGGAGCCACCGGCTTTGGGCTCTACAAGATCGGGCCCAGCGAGCACCCATATGCCTTCACCGCCTGCATGATGGGGTTTTGCCATGGACTGGGCGGCTTGGTGAGCGGCTTGACCGGCGATGAGAATGCCAAAAAGGTCACGGAGACGACCACTGGCTTCATGGAGATCATCCCGCTGCCGCTGGTCAATGTGAACCTGTATTTGGCCGCGGAGAGCAACAACATCGCCCTGGGCCATGGACTGTTCATAGTGCCGCTGGCGGTCGGCGTGATCCTCAACATGGTGAAGGGCGAGAGTGGCGACGACAGCGAGGGTGGTGTCCTGGAGACCCTGAAGACGCTCACCGTTCTGGGCAACATCACGTCGCTGCTCTACCTGTCGATCAACGAGAGCAGCTGGAACCTGACCGGCATGGCCCTCCTGGCCTTCATGGCCAAGTTCGGGGCCAAGTTCTGCGAGGAGCAAGTCTGCGAGGGCAGCGGCGAACCCGTGTCCTATGTCAGTTGGTCGGGCTTCTTCTTCCTCACCGCCTTGGCCGCCTCGGGTGAGAAATAG